A genomic segment from Paenibacillus sp. FSL K6-1096 encodes:
- a CDS encoding IS110 family transposase: MDAVRMCCAGLDVHQETVVACVLKGPIEQKPQYHLKTFGTTTKELLGLQDWLSEHGCREVVMESTGVLWKPVWNILEGSCDLVLANARRVKNTSGRKTDMQDARWLAQLHRCGLIEGSMVPEQDIRDLRDLTRYRSKMVQAVTAEKNRIHKILQDANIKLTTFMSDLYGVTGRGLLQKIMDGEVVDEVTVKNLVKTRLKKKVPQLLDALNGKLRRHHREMIRDHWDHLVYLEKRITELEARIEAKAEPYLEVIEQIDSIPGIERTSAVTIFAEVGPHVAEMFPSDAQFASWAGVCPGNNESAGKRRKSKTMQGNKHLKGALCQAAWANARSSNRIGQFFRRIRKRRGDKKANVATAHLLIRILHALMREKRSYQEIDVSLGDETSKKNRLDRYVQYIQQLGYSVQLNPTP; this comes from the coding sequence ATGGATGCTGTACGTATGTGTTGCGCCGGTCTGGACGTGCATCAGGAAACCGTTGTAGCCTGCGTGTTAAAAGGACCGATCGAACAGAAACCCCAATATCACCTGAAAACGTTTGGGACGACAACCAAAGAATTGCTCGGCCTGCAAGATTGGCTGAGTGAACACGGCTGCCGGGAAGTGGTGATGGAGAGCACCGGCGTGTTATGGAAACCGGTATGGAACATCTTAGAGGGCAGTTGTGACCTCGTCCTGGCCAACGCCCGGCGGGTAAAGAATACGTCGGGTCGAAAAACGGACATGCAAGACGCGCGCTGGTTAGCGCAATTGCACCGTTGCGGGCTCATTGAAGGCAGTATGGTGCCCGAACAGGACATCCGGGATTTGCGGGATTTGACTCGTTACCGGAGTAAGATGGTGCAGGCGGTGACGGCGGAGAAAAACCGCATTCACAAAATCCTGCAGGATGCCAACATCAAACTAACCACCTTTATGTCCGATCTCTATGGGGTTACGGGACGGGGCCTGCTCCAGAAGATCATGGACGGCGAGGTCGTGGACGAAGTGACCGTTAAAAACCTGGTCAAAACCCGTTTAAAAAAGAAAGTTCCGCAGCTACTCGACGCGCTCAATGGCAAGTTGCGCCGTCATCATCGGGAGATGATTCGAGACCACTGGGACCACTTGGTCTATTTGGAGAAAAGAATCACGGAACTGGAAGCGCGAATCGAGGCGAAGGCAGAACCGTACCTGGAGGTGATTGAACAAATTGACTCCATTCCAGGAATTGAGCGGACGTCTGCTGTGACCATTTTTGCCGAAGTGGGGCCGCATGTCGCGGAAATGTTCCCGAGTGATGCGCAGTTCGCTTCATGGGCGGGAGTGTGTCCAGGGAACAACGAAAGTGCGGGAAAGCGAAGAAAGTCAAAAACGATGCAAGGGAACAAGCATCTGAAAGGTGCGTTGTGTCAGGCGGCTTGGGCGAACGCTCGCTCCTCGAACCGGATCGGCCAATTCTTTCGACGAATCCGGAAGAGACGAGGAGATAAAAAAGCAAACGTCGCCACGGCGCATTTGCTGATTCGAATCCTCCATGCCCTGATGCGGGAGAAGAGGTCATACCAAGAAATAGACGTCTCACTAGGCGATGAGACGTCCAAGAAAAACAGGTTGGATCGGTACGTTCAATATATCCAGCAGTTAGGATATAGCGTGCAACTAAATCCTACCCCATAG
- a CDS encoding IDEAL domain-containing protein translates to MIRLETQDILNITRKQIAGIFKMEPVELRFVNDFQGEQYLLTNDKLHLSNQHYWAKVMDCVFGSHVRPVLMCEVLYFLRNEFLESDIKLMFSYDFSEGSAGEAAASAEISFNDTPDLQPEEIAELIDFALTLQDKQWFEELTAKYKQLTVQ, encoded by the coding sequence ATGATTAGATTAGAAACGCAGGACATCTTGAATATCACCAGGAAGCAAATTGCCGGTATTTTTAAAATGGAGCCGGTTGAACTTAGATTTGTCAATGATTTTCAGGGTGAGCAGTATCTTCTGACCAATGATAAGCTGCATCTCAGCAACCAGCATTATTGGGCCAAGGTGATGGATTGCGTTTTCGGGAGTCATGTCCGGCCGGTCCTGATGTGTGAGGTGCTCTACTTCCTGCGCAATGAGTTCCTGGAAAGCGACATCAAGCTGATGTTCTCCTATGATTTCTCGGAAGGCTCGGCAGGGGAAGCGGCGGCTTCGGCGGAGATCAGCTTCAACGATACGCCGGACCTGCAGCCGGAGGAGATTGCCGAACTGATTGATTTCGCTCTGACGCTGCAGGATAAGCAGTGGTTCGAGGAACTGACCGCCAAGTACAAACAGCTGACTGTTCAATAA
- the hemH gene encoding ferrochelatase: MNPSPVGVILAQIGTPDAPSAKAVRPYLKRFLSDRRIIDYHPLLWQPLLRGIILRTRPRRSAKLYQEIWLEEGSPLLVHSRAQQAALQTQLGSRYQVELGLAYSNPDMSEAFRRLESAGVTRIIVLPLFPQYSSTTTASVYEAASFAALGRQGRLGQVSKRFVPALRYIEAYHDEPGYIAAMKSLLRRQIEAMSAEPDYYILTFHGIPRRYAETGDPYPQQCQETGRLLAEAMGWTPDRWQLTFQSRFGPETWVGPSTADTLKELSGRGIRRPLIFSPGLVTDCLETLHELAIEGRELFASGGGAAENLEVAPCLNDTEEWISFLAGLVSRSAQGWLAAAE; the protein is encoded by the coding sequence ATGAATCCGTCACCCGTCGGCGTTATTCTCGCCCAAATCGGTACCCCTGACGCTCCCAGCGCCAAAGCGGTCCGCCCTTATCTGAAGCGGTTCCTGTCTGACCGCAGAATTATTGATTATCATCCGCTGCTCTGGCAGCCGCTGCTGCGGGGCATCATCCTGCGCACCCGGCCGCGCAGGTCGGCGAAGCTGTACCAGGAGATCTGGCTGGAGGAGGGCTCCCCTCTGCTCGTCCACTCCCGGGCCCAGCAGGCTGCACTCCAGACACAGCTCGGCAGCCGCTATCAGGTGGAGCTGGGGCTTGCCTACAGCAATCCGGATATGTCCGAAGCCTTCCGCAGGCTGGAGTCCGCAGGAGTTACGCGCATCATTGTACTTCCGCTGTTCCCGCAGTACTCCTCAACTACAACGGCTTCTGTCTATGAAGCGGCCAGCTTCGCCGCCCTGGGACGGCAAGGGCGCCTGGGCCAGGTCTCCAAGCGCTTCGTGCCTGCCCTGCGCTATATCGAGGCCTACCACGATGAGCCGGGCTACATCGCGGCGATGAAATCGCTGCTGCGGCGGCAGATCGAAGCCATGAGCGCAGAGCCGGATTACTATATCCTGACCTTCCACGGCATCCCCCGCCGCTACGCCGAGACCGGCGACCCGTATCCGCAGCAGTGCCAGGAGACCGGACGGCTGCTGGCTGAAGCTATGGGCTGGACGCCGGACCGCTGGCAGCTCACCTTCCAGTCCCGCTTCGGGCCGGAGACCTGGGTAGGCCCGTCTACGGCTGATACGTTGAAGGAGCTTAGCGGCCGGGGCATCCGCAGACCGCTGATTTTCTCGCCGGGGCTGGTTACGGACTGCCTGGAGACGCTGCATGAGCTGGCAATCGAAGGCCGGGAGCTCTTCGCCTCCGGCGGCGGAGCCGCAGAGAATCTGGAGGTTGCGCCGTGCCTCAATGACACGGAGGAATGGATCAGCTTCCTCGCTGGACTGGTGAGCCGCTCAGCCCAGGGCTGGCTGGCTGCCGCAGAATAA
- a CDS encoding FMN-binding protein produces MKKIISLTVSAALLLAPLAYTINAPALNLKVDAVSAASEEAPAATAKPAPKPAATAKPAPKPAATPKPTHKPVATPKPTHKPAATPKATAKPAATPKATAKPAATPKATAKPAAVPAATAKPAATAKPTATAKPAATAAPATVHQAVYQDGVYVAYGDAYSKGTEGAKVTIKDGKIADIELLRTSPKIIDRNARENYSGVWVAYGLMKDRLLGKTRDGAANVDAVSGATRTSNGWKLSVDRAFQRSLEHKPAGAVYFPGVHMGVDPEGKYAVFATYEANKLTEVKLYPLNASGDFVDEKAYTPEQAAAVAAITPALLAKGSAAQPVAGFEAETKAAVNAFWDAEQNASIDNKAAYIDGFYSSYGTARSVGVERADIVIRNGKLVDVKLYRLGTNLIDRGATAYAEVVKANAPMTAKLLANGSYIANYDEKVDGISGATESSHGWNQAVERAFEKALKVPGEGQYFEGKFAGVDNQSKVFLLADIAADQVTGIKLSLFGADGKLIADDKRTEEQKALVDKLTAGLLADGVKAADIAGQEALSAAAKAALTDALTNASKVQGTYKDGTFTAYGDAYDKGTNKAEVTLRNGKIVNVALSRVGMNMVDLGKAAYAEVQKAIPVLTASFLAAGTREGAQDVDAVSGATSSSSALKAAVDRAYGKAEITEPDKAAYFDGIFIGASADKTVNVMVTTKYNVPVTMVVYFLDDKGKVRYGLNDDELTVKYEIENTSNGKGLHKYGYRAAAFGANDAQKAISAKAVEAIKAALEAAGK; encoded by the coding sequence TTGAAAAAAATAATTTCTTTGACTGTAAGCGCAGCCTTATTGCTCGCGCCGCTGGCCTATACGATTAACGCACCGGCATTGAACCTGAAGGTGGATGCGGTTTCAGCAGCCTCTGAGGAAGCACCGGCGGCGACAGCTAAGCCAGCCCCGAAACCAGCGGCAACTGCGAAGCCGGCTCCGAAACCGGCCGCAACGCCGAAGCCAACTCACAAACCGGTGGCCACGCCTAAGCCGACCCACAAACCGGCCGCAACACCGAAGGCCACTGCGAAACCGGCGGCTACGCCGAAGGCGACTGCCAAACCGGCCGCAACGCCAAAAGCAACAGCTAAACCTGCAGCCGTACCAGCAGCGACGGCCAAGCCAGCAGCGACGGCTAAGCCAACTGCAACGGCTAAGCCTGCTGCAACCGCTGCTCCGGCGACAGTGCACCAGGCGGTGTATCAGGACGGAGTGTATGTAGCTTATGGAGATGCGTATTCCAAGGGTACTGAAGGTGCTAAGGTTACCATCAAGGACGGCAAGATTGCCGACATCGAGCTGCTCAGAACCAGCCCGAAAATCATCGACCGCAATGCCCGCGAGAATTACAGCGGCGTATGGGTGGCCTACGGCCTGATGAAAGACAGACTGCTCGGCAAAACCAGAGACGGCGCTGCCAATGTGGACGCTGTATCGGGCGCAACCCGGACCAGCAACGGCTGGAAGCTGTCGGTCGACAGAGCGTTCCAAAGATCGCTTGAGCACAAACCGGCCGGTGCCGTGTATTTCCCTGGCGTTCATATGGGTGTAGACCCTGAAGGCAAATATGCCGTATTCGCTACCTATGAAGCCAATAAGCTTACGGAAGTTAAGCTGTACCCGCTGAATGCAAGCGGCGATTTCGTAGACGAGAAGGCTTATACGCCTGAACAGGCCGCAGCAGTGGCCGCCATTACTCCGGCTCTGCTGGCCAAAGGCTCTGCAGCGCAGCCGGTAGCCGGCTTCGAGGCTGAGACCAAAGCCGCAGTTAACGCCTTCTGGGATGCAGAGCAGAATGCCAGCATCGACAACAAGGCTGCGTATATTGACGGATTCTATTCCTCTTACGGTACTGCCAGAAGCGTTGGTGTGGAGAGAGCAGATATTGTGATCCGCAACGGCAAGCTGGTGGATGTGAAGCTGTACAGACTGGGCACTAACCTGATTGACAGAGGCGCAACCGCTTATGCGGAGGTTGTGAAGGCGAATGCTCCAATGACAGCCAAATTGCTGGCGAACGGATCTTATATCGCTAACTATGATGAGAAGGTAGATGGAATCTCCGGCGCTACCGAGAGCAGCCACGGCTGGAACCAGGCGGTAGAGCGCGCTTTCGAGAAGGCCCTGAAGGTTCCGGGTGAAGGCCAATACTTCGAAGGCAAATTTGCTGGCGTAGACAACCAATCTAAGGTGTTCCTGCTGGCCGATATCGCTGCTGACCAGGTAACAGGAATCAAGCTGAGCCTGTTCGGTGCAGACGGCAAGCTGATTGCCGATGACAAACGGACCGAAGAGCAGAAGGCGCTTGTTGACAAGCTGACTGCCGGATTGCTGGCTGACGGCGTGAAGGCTGCCGATATTGCCGGACAGGAAGCTCTGTCTGCTGCTGCGAAGGCTGCGCTGACCGATGCCTTGACCAATGCTTCCAAGGTGCAGGGCACTTATAAGGACGGTACCTTCACCGCTTACGGTGATGCTTATGACAAAGGCACCAACAAAGCAGAGGTGACTCTGCGCAACGGCAAGATCGTTAATGTGGCTCTGTCCCGTGTAGGCATGAACATGGTCGACTTAGGCAAAGCCGCATACGCTGAAGTGCAAAAAGCCATTCCGGTGCTGACCGCAAGCTTCCTTGCAGCAGGTACAAGAGAAGGCGCTCAGGATGTGGATGCCGTATCCGGCGCTACAAGCAGCAGCAGTGCGCTGAAGGCAGCGGTTGACCGCGCCTACGGCAAGGCTGAGATTACCGAGCCTGACAAAGCGGCTTACTTCGACGGGATCTTCATCGGCGCAAGCGCAGACAAGACGGTGAATGTAATGGTCACTACGAAGTACAACGTGCCGGTTACGATGGTCGTGTACTTCCTGGATGACAAGGGCAAAGTCAGATATGGTCTGAATGATGATGAGCTGACCGTGAAGTACGAGATTGAGAATACCTCTAATGGCAAAGGCCTGCATAAGTACGGATACCGTGCGGCAGCCTTCGGAGCCAATGACGCCCAGAAGGCCATCTCCGCCAAAGCGGTAGAAGCCATCAAAGCAGCGCTCGAAGCTGCGGGCAAATAA
- a CDS encoding HD domain-containing protein, giving the protein MTLIKQLSPQDEFTGFYLLRELVLKQTNGNPPKDYFDIVLGDSSGQLSAKYWDVSVTDKETFFPMALVKVRGLAHTYREKLQIKITKMRLVQESDGVSLTEFIRAAPVRPVDLVHTIKNAMASIADPEIAAIVNFCVGKVEEKLMHYPAAKTHHHAYYAGLAYHMVRMLEIGDFLCKQRPFLNPDLMRAGIILHDIAKPEEMISQYGIVSDYSVPGKLIGHISMASNWITEAAIRTGIDLESEKILALQHLVLSHHNLGEWGSPVQPQTAEAVALHHIDAMDAKLQMVEDALDTTPETEEWTPFIRGLENKAVYRMKL; this is encoded by the coding sequence ATGACATTAATCAAACAGCTGTCCCCGCAGGATGAATTCACCGGCTTCTATCTGCTCCGGGAGCTGGTGCTGAAACAGACGAACGGGAATCCGCCCAAGGATTATTTCGATATTGTACTCGGTGATTCCAGCGGCCAGCTGTCGGCGAAATATTGGGATGTGAGCGTGACGGACAAGGAGACTTTTTTTCCGATGGCGCTGGTGAAGGTCAGAGGGCTTGCCCACACTTACCGCGAGAAGCTCCAGATCAAGATTACGAAGATGAGACTGGTGCAGGAATCGGACGGGGTGTCGCTGACAGAGTTCATCCGCGCGGCTCCTGTGCGCCCTGTGGATCTGGTGCATACCATCAAGAATGCCATGGCCAGTATTGCAGACCCCGAGATTGCAGCGATTGTTAATTTCTGTGTCGGCAAGGTGGAAGAGAAGCTGATGCACTACCCGGCCGCCAAAACCCATCATCACGCCTATTATGCCGGACTGGCTTATCATATGGTACGAATGCTGGAGATCGGGGATTTCCTGTGCAAGCAGCGGCCATTCCTGAACCCGGATCTGATGCGGGCGGGCATTATCCTCCATGACATCGCCAAGCCGGAAGAGATGATCTCGCAATACGGCATTGTGTCGGACTACAGTGTACCGGGCAAGCTGATCGGGCATATCTCCATGGCCTCAAACTGGATTACGGAGGCGGCTATCCGCACCGGCATTGATCTGGAATCCGAGAAAATTCTGGCGCTTCAGCATCTGGTATTGTCCCATCATAATTTGGGTGAGTGGGGCAGTCCGGTCCAGCCGCAGACGGCGGAAGCCGTTGCCCTGCATCATATCGACGCCATGGATGCGAAGCTGCAGATGGTCGAGGACGCCCTGGACACCACGCCGGAGACAGAGGAATGGACGCCGTTCATCCGGGGACTGGAGAATAAGGCCGTGTACCGCATGAAGTTATAA
- a CDS encoding TerD family protein, which produces MDFTAIDFETANSGRSSACALGLVQVRDGVVTAEHNWLIDPRQRFDGMNIAIHGITPSMVRGEPTFAELWPTVEPLLQGEIVIAHNASFDMSVLRYCLDDSSLGYPGFQYLCTYLLGKKMLQDLPSHKLNVISAHFGIRLKHHDALEDARASALILLKLMEQWQQFDPLLLAGSQGYKPGTMYDGGYTPFKAVPKKAAKKPAAGKKAAAAPAVSASAGLPVGGTVAAEGGAPAASSGLRPAAAPTAAGAAAVPTLVRGQRVDIGDKLSASRLLAAVEWDAPASQAAAVQPETAAFLLRDSGRCEQERELIFYGNMEDPSGSVFCSKPAAHMGHLYLQLTSLPAAITRIALGLTLAEVSGDSNPDPVMNASVSLIDSRTGAKLAVFPIGQSIMPGMAVVIGEFYRYKDKWRFAAVGERVPGGLPALCSHYGLEADSTGKVRAESAAAAETENPK; this is translated from the coding sequence ATGGACTTCACTGCGATAGATTTTGAGACTGCCAATTCCGGCCGCTCCAGCGCCTGTGCCCTGGGGCTTGTTCAGGTCCGGGACGGCGTGGTCACAGCGGAACATAACTGGCTGATTGATCCGCGGCAGCGGTTCGACGGGATGAATATTGCCATTCATGGCATTACACCCTCGATGGTCAGAGGCGAGCCTACCTTCGCCGAGCTGTGGCCCACGGTGGAGCCGCTGCTGCAGGGCGAGATTGTGATCGCGCATAATGCCTCCTTCGATATGAGTGTGCTGCGCTACTGCCTGGATGACTCATCGCTTGGTTATCCCGGCTTTCAATATTTATGTACCTACCTGCTCGGCAAAAAAATGCTCCAGGACCTCCCCTCCCATAAGCTGAATGTCATCTCGGCGCATTTCGGCATCCGGCTGAAGCACCATGATGCCCTGGAGGACGCCAGAGCCTCGGCACTGATTCTGCTGAAATTGATGGAGCAGTGGCAGCAGTTCGATCCGCTGCTGTTAGCCGGCAGCCAGGGCTACAAGCCCGGGACGATGTATGACGGCGGGTATACGCCGTTCAAGGCCGTGCCCAAGAAGGCCGCGAAGAAGCCGGCGGCCGGGAAGAAGGCAGCGGCTGCGCCTGCGGTTTCTGCAAGCGCGGGATTGCCGGTAGGCGGAACGGTGGCCGCGGAAGGGGGAGCACCAGCAGCTTCATCCGGCCTGCGTCCGGCGGCAGCACCGACAGCCGCCGGTGCTGCGGCTGTCCCTACACTGGTGCGGGGACAGCGTGTGGATATCGGCGACAAGCTAAGCGCCTCCAGACTCCTTGCCGCTGTGGAGTGGGATGCTCCGGCTTCGCAGGCGGCAGCGGTCCAGCCGGAAACCGCCGCCTTCCTGCTCCGGGACAGCGGCCGCTGTGAGCAGGAGCGGGAGCTTATCTTCTATGGGAACATGGAGGACCCCAGCGGCTCCGTCTTCTGCTCGAAGCCTGCTGCGCACATGGGGCATCTGTATCTTCAGCTGACCAGCCTGCCTGCGGCCATTACACGGATTGCCCTGGGCCTCACGCTTGCGGAGGTCAGCGGTGACAGCAATCCGGACCCGGTTATGAACGCTTCCGTATCACTGATTGATTCCCGGACGGGAGCCAAGCTGGCGGTGTTCCCCATCGGCCAGAGCATTATGCCAGGAATGGCTGTTGTGATCGGCGAGTTCTACCGTTACAAGGACAAATGGAGATTCGCTGCTGTCGGAGAGAGAGTGCCGGGCGGCCTTCCCGCCCTATGCAGCCATTACGGCCTGGAGGCGGACAGTACCGGGAAGGTCCGGGCGGAGTCCGCCGCAGCGGCGGAGACTGAGAATCCTAAATAA
- a CDS encoding VWA domain-containing protein — protein MSSINLRKKLVELTLVKKQLTGVTARVGIVLDITGSMRSLYARGVVQEVVERILAVASKFDDNGSLDVWVYDTEFSRLPPVTERELGSYVFTHITNNDTIHKYGRNNEPPVMQDVIQKYTKEERDTTPVFIIFINDGGVVKPTRKVIMAASALPIFWQFVGIGDSDFEVLKQLDTMSGRLVDNASFIHLDRIEDVSDEELYDQLLNEFPQWLKAAKAKGIL, from the coding sequence CTGTCATCTATCAATCTGCGCAAAAAGCTCGTGGAGCTCACCCTGGTCAAAAAACAGCTGACCGGTGTAACCGCAAGAGTGGGGATCGTGCTGGACATCACCGGCTCCATGCGCAGCCTCTACGCCAGAGGCGTGGTGCAGGAGGTGGTGGAGCGCATCCTTGCCGTGGCCAGCAAGTTCGACGACAACGGCTCGCTGGATGTATGGGTCTACGACACGGAATTCAGCCGGCTGCCGCCCGTTACCGAACGGGAGCTGGGCAGCTATGTCTTCACCCATATTACAAATAATGACACCATTCATAAGTACGGACGCAATAATGAACCGCCGGTGATGCAGGATGTCATCCAGAAATACACCAAGGAGGAGCGGGACACGACTCCAGTGTTCATTATCTTCATCAATGACGGCGGCGTAGTGAAGCCGACCCGTAAAGTCATTATGGCCGCCTCCGCCCTTCCGATCTTCTGGCAGTTTGTGGGCATCGGCGACTCCGACTTCGAGGTGCTGAAGCAGCTCGATACAATGAGCGGCAGGCTGGTGGATAACGCCAGCTTCATCCATCTGGACCGCATCGAGGACGTATCCGATGAGGAGCTGTACGACCAACTGCTGAATGAATTCCCGCAGTGGCTGAAGGCCGCGAAGGCGAAGGGAATTCTATAA
- a CDS encoding PspA/IM30 family protein, producing the protein MSIFQRITTLTKAAIHEGLNKLEDPILLTGQYLRDLEDKITGAEGKQRELKAAATVLERRIYEYKVLAERSEAEAVQFMSEGNEPAARLAVMAKLRYTESEQECTAGLKETQTVLDSLEIQLASVKEEHTRLKAKRAELAERARKAAEIKQAAQASGAASPAGYPGQVLNNGAASRGFERMEDKIAMQEALAEQAGLAAAAHDSSMNSAVEAELERLRNRK; encoded by the coding sequence ATGAGCATATTCCAAAGAATCACCACCCTGACCAAAGCGGCTATTCACGAAGGACTGAACAAGCTGGAAGATCCGATTCTGCTGACCGGCCAATACCTGCGTGACCTGGAGGATAAAATCACCGGAGCAGAAGGCAAACAGCGTGAACTGAAGGCAGCGGCCACTGTGCTGGAGCGCCGGATCTACGAATACAAGGTGCTCGCAGAGCGCAGTGAAGCGGAAGCGGTCCAGTTCATGAGCGAGGGCAATGAACCTGCTGCCCGCTTGGCAGTCATGGCTAAGCTCCGCTACACGGAGAGCGAACAGGAATGCACCGCCGGTCTGAAAGAGACCCAGACTGTGCTGGACTCTCTTGAAATACAGCTTGCCAGTGTTAAGGAAGAGCATACACGCCTCAAAGCCAAAAGAGCCGAGCTCGCCGAACGCGCCCGCAAGGCGGCGGAAATCAAGCAAGCGGCTCAAGCATCTGGCGCTGCTTCTCCGGCAGGCTATCCCGGCCAGGTGCTGAACAACGGTGCTGCCTCACGCGGTTTCGAACGGATGGAGGACAAGATCGCCATGCAGGAAGCACTGGCCGAGCAAGCCGGGCTGGCCGCAGCCGCTCATGACTCGTCCATGAACAGCGCGGTGGAAGCCGAGCTGGAGCGCCTGCGTAACCGGAAGTAA
- a CDS encoding PspC domain-containing protein, protein MTRKLTRSVTDKKLTGLCGGLARYLGVDTTAVRLITAAAAFFSFGTVIFLYIIGSLLVPQESYGGFDDNFNF, encoded by the coding sequence ATGACAAGAAAATTAACCCGCTCCGTAACAGACAAGAAACTCACAGGCTTATGCGGAGGATTGGCACGCTACTTGGGCGTTGATACAACCGCTGTCAGATTGATTACAGCTGCTGCCGCTTTTTTCAGCTTCGGCACTGTTATTTTTCTCTATATCATCGGCAGCCTTCTTGTCCCACAGGAATCCTACGGCGGATTCGATGACAACTTCAACTTCTAA
- a CDS encoding YfbR-like 5'-deoxynucleotidase — protein sequence MGIHKYFRSLNELERIIRCPGKFKFEEHSVAAHSWKVVQYAKTLADIEEKHGAVIDWKKLYEITSSHDYGEIFIGDIKTPVKHSSLQLRSLIQQVEEGMIDNFIREHIPDEFKSIFYQQLREGKDESLEGLILEVADKMDQVYEAFAELQRGNTEKEFVVMYRNALIKIKHIELKCVDYFLAEILPDMVNEETLSPIDIRRITEEALAL from the coding sequence ATGGGAATTCACAAGTATTTCCGGTCACTGAATGAGCTGGAGCGCATCATCCGCTGTCCGGGCAAATTCAAATTCGAGGAGCATAGCGTAGCGGCCCATTCCTGGAAGGTCGTGCAATACGCGAAGACGCTGGCGGATATTGAAGAGAAGCACGGCGCGGTGATCGACTGGAAGAAGCTGTACGAGATTACGAGCAGCCATGATTATGGAGAGATTTTTATCGGGGATATCAAAACGCCGGTGAAGCACTCCTCGCTCCAGCTCAGATCATTGATCCAGCAGGTGGAGGAGGGGATGATCGACAATTTTATCAGGGAGCATATTCCGGACGAATTCAAAAGCATCTTCTACCAGCAGCTGCGCGAGGGCAAGGATGAGTCGCTGGAGGGGCTGATTCTGGAGGTTGCGGACAAAATGGATCAGGTGTACGAGGCATTCGCCGAGCTGCAAAGAGGGAACACGGAGAAGGAATTCGTGGTGATGTACCGCAATGCGCTGATCAAGATCAAGCATATCGAATTAAAATGTGTAGATTACTTCCTGGCAGAGATTCTGCCGGACATGGTGAACGAGGAGACGCTGTCTCCGATCGATATCAGACGCATTACGGAAGAGGCGCTGGCTCTGTAG
- a CDS encoding CPBP family intramembrane glutamic endopeptidase: MLLMKLCAIAVLLSFSYRIFERILGLISKTQVRYTIYYWGAAMIGASILWRGSYTFGVPHQVMRVLPLFLIILLVNLIISRSSGYNPVGTFNTVNFVLAFPIFEEIAFRGLVLPILAQHPVLGPLHATGIIDVSGAILLSAFLFAVSHLQYYRLNRESVRFMLFALSGGIFFGLLAQVTESLVLTLALHIAFNGSAVWYQKKSHSSSTEPAPLP, encoded by the coding sequence ATGCTGCTAATGAAGCTATGCGCAATTGCTGTACTGCTGTCTTTCTCCTACCGGATCTTCGAGCGGATACTTGGACTGATCTCTAAAACTCAGGTGCGCTATACAATCTATTATTGGGGAGCCGCCATGATTGGCGCGAGTATTCTGTGGAGGGGCAGCTATACGTTCGGGGTCCCGCATCAGGTGATGAGGGTGCTTCCACTGTTCCTTATCATATTGCTTGTGAACCTGATCATCTCCCGATCCTCCGGCTATAATCCCGTGGGCACATTTAATACGGTCAATTTCGTGCTGGCTTTTCCGATTTTTGAAGAGATTGCCTTCCGGGGGCTTGTCCTGCCTATATTAGCGCAGCATCCGGTGCTTGGACCGCTGCATGCTACGGGAATCATTGATGTCAGCGGCGCGATTCTCCTTAGTGCGTTCCTGTTCGCTGTGTCCCATTTGCAGTATTACCGGCTGAACCGCGAGAGCGTCCGGTTTATGTTGTTTGCCCTGAGCGGAGGGATCTTCTTCGGGCTGCTCGCGCAGGTTACGGAGTCGCTGGTGCTGACGCTTGCGCTGCATATTGCTTTTAACGGATCGGCTGTCTGGTACCAAAAAAAGAGCCACAGCTCCTCTACAGAGCCAGCGCCTCTTCCGTAA